The DNA segment CCTTGCTCTAGAAGCGCCGCAAGAAAGGTGTCAACCGCGACCTGAATCTCCACCAATCCAAGACCGATAACTACCGGTATCCAGAGCTTAAGCACCCTGCCGAGATCAGGCGAGCGCCAGTTGACGTAAGGCCTGTACCGATAGCCCCTCCTCCAGACCGCGATGTAGGGAACAAGGAACTGGAAGAAGACACCAACCAGACCACCGATCGCCATGCCGACGATCGGATCTAAGCCCTTAGATATCCAGAAGTTGTAGGTCAGGTAAGCCACGGCGATCGAGCCGAGGTTGAAGAACGCCGAGCTTACCGCGGGCAGAAAGAAGCGGTTGTGAGCGTTCAGCACACCTGCAGACCATGCGGAGAGCGAGATGAATAAGAGGAATGGGAAGAGGATACGGTTTAGCAGGGTGGTGAGTTCGATCTTGCCCGGGATGCCCTTGAACCCGTGTCCGATTACTGATACGAGTTGCGGGGAGAAGATAACACCAAGGACGGCCAATGCCCCGACCACAATCAGGAGGGTGTTGAACAAATTGTTGCTCAGTCGCCACAGATCGCGCCGGTCCTCGCCCTGCATCTTCTCAACGAAGACCGGAACAAAGGATGCGGCCAGCGCGTTCTCGGCAAAGAAATCTCTGAGAAGGTTGGGTATGCGGAAGGCGATCTCGAACGCATCCTTGGCGAACCCGGCGCCGAAGAGTGAAGCCATCACCACCTCCCGCGCCAGCCCGGTGAGACGTGAGATACCGGTGGCCAGGGAAAATCCTGCAACCCCTCGGCGAAAGCCCGTGCTCTCCTTAGTCTTATTCAACGAACTAGTATACAGCGTGATTACTTAGACGTCAAGAAGGCATCACCTTGAATGCACCCCGGGATAAATGCTCCTTTTGACCAGAGGTCAAAAGATCGCAGAGAAAAACGTAGGGGCTGACTTTGGCGTTTCTAAACGCCGCTTCGCGTAAGTCGACCCGCTTACTATCTTATGAGAACAACCTTCTGTGTTCTGCGTGATGTTTCCCCCTCAACCCTGGCGAAGTAGACGCCTTCACCCTACGCGTCTGCTTCACCCTAAGGGGGTACAAGCGCATCCGCGCGGGGACCCCGAAAATAGAACTCCGTTAGCGTAGAACGACGACTTTTGTGCGTGCCGAGTAACCCTCGGTTGTAACCCTGGCGAAGTAGACGCCGGAGGGAAGGGAGGAGGGCTGGGAGGAGGGCGTCCAGGTGCCTTGGCCCTGGATGGTTTCGGTAAGCACGCGGCGGCCGTCTGCGGAGTAGAGGGTAAGGGAAGCTTGGCCGGGGAGATCGTACGCCAGGCGGTTGATAGTGGTTGTGATTCGAATTGGTGATTCGATTAGTTGTTCGGCGACTCCGGGTTCCTTCTCGTAGCCGTACTCCAGGAGCCAGAAGTCGGCGCCGCCTTCGCCCCAGGAAGAGGTGAAGCCGGGCAGCATGAAGTTTCCATTAGGGTTCATCTTAGGGAAATAGCACCACTCATCTGCTTCTGCACCGTAGGTCTGGGTACACAGGGTGTCGCCAAGCGTATCTATCGCCAATACCCACAGGTCATAGCCGCCGGCGCCGAATGAAGAGGTTCGTGCTGAGATGAGGTACATACTATCACCAGAAGGGCATATTCCGTAGCCTTTATCATCGCCTTCGCCGCCGTAGAATTTTGTCCATACCGTATCTCCTGCCTCATCCAGCTTCAGAATCAAAACATCGCTATGCCCGGTCGGATTAGCGGTTCCTATAACGAGATAGCCGCCGTCAGGAGTCTGGCAAGCGCTGTGACCGCGGTCGAAGCTGCCCCATTCGTACAACTGGTCCCAGATGACCTCACCGGCTGAATCAGTCTTCACCACATAAACATCCCAGTTCTCAGGAGGAGTAATTCCCGAACAACCCACAAACAGGTAGCTTTCATCAGAAGTCTGGCAACCCGAGAAGAATAGCTCGCCGCTGTATTCAGGTCGGCCAGGATCGTATTTCTTGCCCAAAAGCCAGGGGATATCACCGGTGGCCGGGTCGAACTTGAGGACCCACGCATCGGCAGAGCCTCCAGTACCGAAAGACCAGGTGTATCCGACAACCAGGTAGTTGCCATCCAGGGCAGGCACCATGGTAAATCCGGTATCATGATCCTCGCCTCCGTAAATCTGTTCCCATACCGTTACGCCCGACGAATCTACCCTGATCAGCCAGAAATCAGTGTTGCTAAAGGGAAAGAGTGTAGTAGTCCATCCAGAGGCAATATACTCGCCATCAGAGGTTTCCAGAACGTCATAAAATCCATTGGCGCGTGCAGTACCGTAGGTTTGTTCCCACTCGACGTTGCCTGCCGAATCGGTCTTTACCAAGTAGCCGTCCCAGTCGCCTGCGCCCATGGAGTTGGTAACACCGGCGATGATGTACCCACCGTCAGAGGTGGGGCATACCGAATAAGCGGTATCCTCCATTGCGCCGCCGTAGGTCTTTGTCCACAGGGTATCAGGGGGCTGGGCAAAAAGAGGGCTTGCAGAAAGGAGTATAACCATCCCAATAAGGGATGCATACATATAACGCTTACTCATCTAATTCTCCTCGTTTAGATTTTTTAGAGTAAGCTAGGCCGGCACTTTTGGGTTCCGTGGGGAACTAAAAAGCGTCCGTCACCCACACTTCATTGAAATATACACGAAAACTAGAACTTGTCAAGCGTTTTTAGTTCGTGCGCCAAGGGTTTGGATTCCTTACGGACTGTAGTGTATCCGCTCGCCTGCACTGCCGCCTTCTCCTTCAATGCCTTCAGGATCACTGTTGCTTACACGCCACCATGCTGTGTAGGTAGGGTCAGGCTCGCTGTCGTAGTTGAAGTGGTAAGGGTCGGTACTGGCCCAGGTGCCTACGACGGTAAAGGTGTCAGGGGGGAACCCGGTGATCGTGAGAATCGCATAACCTGACCAGGCACCATTATAGGCTTCCTTTTGGCCTTCTTGACCTGTGGGTTTCGAGCCGCTGGCCCCCGGCCAAAGCTTAATGGTCCAGCCACTCGTGGCGCAGGTGAAAGTCGAAGGAGTTATAGTGCTGACGAAAAACGTATCGACGTCTCCAGAGGTGAGGTCCTCAAGCCTGCCTTCACCTTCCACATAGTCAAAGGGGTCGCCCTCTAAGAAGGTGAGGAATCCTGAGTTGAACCAGCCGTCCCATCCTTCATAATAGCCGTAGGCGCTTGTAGCGTCCACGAGCATCACCGCAACCGCGGCGATGATAAGGATTTTTTTTTGCGCATCTCGTACCTCCTTTAGGTTTGCGCGTTTTTCTCTCTCCCCGAACCATCTCTCGCCCTCATTTAGCTGTCCGCCTGATTGTACTCATCCCCCCCCCCATGTCAAGTGTTTTTAGACATAACTAAATTAAATAGTATCACCGATTGAACTGAAACCGGCGGCAGTACAGGTGTAATCTTTTGTCCGAAGGGCAAAAGGAGCATTTTGTTCGGGGTCCCCACAAAGTAGCGAAGTAACTTTGTGGGGTGTTTATCTTGCTATCCAGGCCCCGCCGACGGTCAGGCCGTAAACCTCACGAGCGCCAGCGTCCAAAAGCACTTCAGCCGCCGCGTCAAGGGTTGAGCCTGAGGTAATCACGTCATCCAAAAGGATCAGCTTGCGATCTGCGAGGAGCAAAGGATCAGCGCCTCTCCTCATGCTGAACGCGCCTTCCACGTTGGCCCTGCGCTGCTCGGGCGTCAGCCGGGTCTGGGTGCGGGTAACTCGTCTGCGTTTAATACAATCAAGCATCTTGATCCCTGTCTGGCTGGAGAGCTCACGCGCAAGCAACTCGCTCTGATTATAACCCCGCCACCAGCGTTTGGATGCATGCAGGGGGATAGGAACGATTGCATCTGCCGAGCCGAGTAAACCGTCACTTTGCA comes from the candidate division TA06 bacterium B3_TA06 genome and includes:
- the mviN gene encoding murein biosynthesis integral membrane protein MurJ, with translation MTLYTSSLNKTKESTGFRRGVAGFSLATGISRLTGLAREVVMASLFGAGFAKDAFEIAFRIPNLLRDFFAENALAASFVPVFVEKMQGEDRRDLWRLSNNLFNTLLIVVGALAVLGVIFSPQLVSVIGHGFKGIPGKIELTTLLNRILFPFLLFISLSAWSAGVLNAHNRFFLPAVSSAFFNLGSIAVAYLTYNFWISKGLDPIVGMAIGGLVGVFFQFLVPYIAVWRRGYRYRPYVNWRSPDLGRVLKLWIPVVIGLGLVEIQVAVDTFLAALLEQGSVSWLSYAYRVMHLPLALFGAAVGTVSLTLFSRQRAEGNLEGLASSLQRSLRTISVLLIPILLFVIAFAHPVIRVIYQRGEFAPLDTDYTAQALMLYVAGIWAASSVRTLSVAFYAFKDSRTPMFVNLGSVVLNISLNLLLAFVILQTRRFRAFAFATTFCSFFSMGILMTLLKRKLPVWKAGDHPLYGLRVLAAAVIALLPIYLGYRFYFIDRIEGFLPVLLMLGVGFVLFALIYFGLARLFGIKELGGILRRR
- a CDS encoding amidophosphoribosyltransferase; the protein is MKGTQALRGVLFGIRVLRVAVAEFFFPSVCLVCEEDTDGAPVCDNCLALIQPIERGFCQLCGRPVSRKRRSYICAECVRKPLALARVRAWARFTHPLDKLVYAFKYVRRSRLARFFSRRLALVVQSDGLLGSADAIVPIPLHASKRWWRGYNQSELLARELSSQTGIKMLDCIKRRRVTRTQTRLTPEQRRANVEGAFSMRRGADPLLLADRKLILLDDVITSGSTLDAAAEVLLDAGAREVYGLTVGGAWIAR